One genomic segment of Micromonospora sp. WMMC415 includes these proteins:
- a CDS encoding NADH:flavin oxidoreductase/NADH oxidase, with product MSTLFTPLALRAVTLPNRVALAPMCQYTAGPDGLPTGWHLVHLGTRAVGGAGLVLTEATAVLPDGRISPQDTGLWSGAHVDAWRPVTAFVAAQGAVPAVQLAHAGFKASTYRPWEPRRGGVPDTEGGWTPVGPGNEPFVPDYRRPTALDESGIAAVVEAFAAAAGRAVDAGFQAVEIHAAHGYLLHEFLSPLTNHRTDGWGGDRAGRMRLTLAVARAVRAAVGEDLPVLARISATDWVDGGWSVDDSVDLAGELAAASVDLVDCSSGGASPDATVPVGPGYQVPLAARIRREAGVATGAVGLIVEPEQAEQIVATGEADLVLLGRELLRDPYWPHRAAAKLGTTPTWPSQYLRAT from the coding sequence ATGAGCACCCTGTTCACCCCCCTCGCCCTGCGCGCGGTGACGCTGCCCAACCGGGTGGCCCTCGCGCCGATGTGCCAGTACACCGCCGGCCCGGACGGCCTGCCGACCGGCTGGCACCTCGTGCACCTCGGCACCCGGGCCGTCGGCGGCGCCGGCCTGGTCCTGACCGAGGCCACCGCGGTGCTGCCCGACGGGCGGATCAGCCCCCAGGACACCGGCCTCTGGTCCGGCGCGCACGTCGACGCGTGGCGGCCGGTCACCGCGTTCGTCGCCGCGCAGGGCGCGGTGCCGGCGGTGCAGTTGGCGCACGCCGGATTCAAGGCCTCCACGTACCGGCCGTGGGAGCCGCGACGGGGTGGCGTTCCGGACACCGAGGGTGGCTGGACCCCCGTCGGCCCGGGCAACGAACCCTTCGTTCCCGACTACCGGCGTCCGACCGCGCTGGACGAGTCCGGCATCGCCGCAGTGGTCGAGGCGTTCGCGGCGGCGGCCGGTCGCGCCGTCGACGCCGGCTTCCAGGCGGTCGAGATCCACGCCGCGCACGGCTACCTGCTGCACGAGTTCCTGTCGCCGCTGACGAACCACCGCACCGACGGGTGGGGCGGCGACCGCGCGGGCCGGATGCGCCTCACCCTGGCCGTGGCGCGGGCGGTCCGCGCCGCCGTCGGCGAGGACCTGCCGGTGCTGGCCCGGATCTCCGCCACCGACTGGGTCGACGGCGGCTGGTCGGTCGACGACAGCGTCGACCTCGCCGGTGAACTGGCCGCCGCCAGCGTCGACCTCGTCGACTGCTCCTCCGGCGGGGCGTCCCCCGACGCGACGGTGCCCGTCGGCCCGGGCTACCAGGTGCCCCTGGCCGCCCGCATCCGGCGGGAGGCCGGCGTGGCCACCGGCGCGGTGGGGCTCATCGTCGAGCCGGAGCAGGCCGAGCAGATCGTGGCGACCGGAGAGGCCGACCTGGTGCTGCTCGGCCGGGAACTGCTCCGCGACCCGTACTGGCCGCACCGCGCCGCCGCCAAGCTCGGCACCACCCCCACCTGGCCCTCCCAGTACCTCCGCGCCACCTGA
- a CDS encoding ABC transporter ATP-binding protein: MRLLRDMWATSPRRMAIVTVLVVLGAGGQAAAAALAGPVLLHRSTGYFTVLAAALVAAVVSDLVVSLLMAGVTADWSAAVRRRLCRVAFGQDLPTLETTPVGELLDRIDGDVYQVAAAVRAQGVRIAQMLAVGVLSTAVAIGVWWPAGVTMLVLAGALVVGLRRPTARIVPARMAEEEAWSDLAAVMEEAIHGQDDVRTSLAQPYVLRLYATRAAAVLSRGLRVWRMSAKVTTVAAGVTRAGIAAVVLAGAWALATGRMDGARLTAVWLLAIAFGATVEHVSRMVPELQYALGAWGRVQLLEDSPQEPTGGQAPLDGDLSVRGLTFRYPVADGTRGPALRDVHLTFTRGRSYALVGRTGSGKSTLAKVLTRAVDVPAGTVFLGGRDLRDLDVEQLRRWIAVVPQRTEILAGTLAENVALFDSGLLDDAARALHELGLAAWIAELPDGLHTRLGEGGHVLSAGQEQLVAFARILVRDPHVVILDEATARLDPVTEARVQRATERLLRDRIGIVIAHRLSSVRHCDEVVVLADGAVVEAGPLRESERFAELLATSHTAAYARGGTRSRGGGLDLLEGPEPDAPGDQAPSAEPADRTPPAGAAPEDRTPPPTATFAGTLREIVRLVFNDPRYGLAALALFMVLVLIGLDGPLLPWLWADVVDGVGDPWLPALGIAAGLLVTLPVPWYTSIWFPGWWVRQMLRISLRLVHGQTGPRRVSTHTPAEVVAQGGDTERVVQLADNLLDQAAALVLLVAMTAISGSVVPGLFFAGTMLVSGLAATLFGPRLERTARETVAARAAFATALVSSLSAARTVKLAGATRPVLTHLADLDVTRSERQRREISVQVWSRSTPSLVSGLLPIGAWALFLTGTLSAGATLVAVATLAAARWFAWTTASLISQVPSARVWTRRTMAMAGVAAYSASLPDVDLATGKAPAPAVPPRHPLRRLELSGFGVRHTDGTTAVRDVDLTVERGQLVLVVGPVGSGKSSLLRALAGIAPHTGRLTWNGEPVTEPELFLRPHQVGYVGQLPRVLSGTVADNITLGHPVDAAAAVSTAQLDHDLAASGAGLGLMIGHKGTRLSGGQLQRLALARALAPRTELLVADDVSSALDVTTELALWEALRRHGVTVVGSTSKRAALVRADHVVVLENGRVAAQGPWRDLEPTWSHLAG, from the coding sequence GTGCGTCTGCTCCGCGACATGTGGGCCACGTCGCCCCGCCGCATGGCGATCGTGACCGTCCTGGTCGTGCTCGGCGCCGGCGGCCAGGCGGCCGCCGCGGCCCTGGCCGGGCCGGTCCTGCTGCACCGGTCCACCGGATACTTCACCGTCCTCGCCGCCGCGCTGGTCGCCGCCGTCGTCAGCGACCTCGTCGTCAGCCTGCTGATGGCGGGCGTGACCGCGGACTGGTCCGCCGCCGTCCGGCGCCGGCTGTGCCGGGTCGCGTTCGGGCAGGACCTGCCCACTCTGGAGACGACGCCGGTTGGTGAGCTGCTCGACCGCATCGACGGCGACGTCTACCAGGTCGCCGCCGCCGTGCGGGCCCAGGGCGTACGCATCGCGCAGATGCTGGCGGTCGGTGTGCTCTCCACCGCCGTCGCGATCGGCGTGTGGTGGCCGGCCGGCGTCACCATGCTGGTGCTGGCCGGTGCGCTCGTCGTCGGCCTGCGCCGGCCCACCGCCCGGATCGTGCCGGCCCGGATGGCGGAGGAGGAGGCCTGGTCCGACCTGGCGGCGGTGATGGAGGAGGCCATCCACGGCCAGGACGACGTCCGCACCAGCCTCGCCCAGCCGTACGTGCTCCGGCTCTACGCCACGCGGGCGGCGGCCGTGCTCTCCCGCGGCCTGCGGGTCTGGCGGATGTCGGCGAAGGTGACGACCGTGGCGGCCGGGGTCACCCGTGCGGGGATCGCGGCGGTGGTGCTCGCCGGGGCGTGGGCACTGGCCACCGGCCGGATGGACGGCGCCCGACTCACCGCGGTGTGGCTGCTCGCCATCGCGTTCGGCGCCACCGTCGAGCACGTCAGCCGGATGGTGCCCGAGCTGCAGTACGCGCTCGGCGCCTGGGGCCGCGTGCAGCTGCTGGAGGACTCGCCGCAGGAGCCCACCGGCGGGCAGGCCCCGCTCGACGGTGACCTCTCGGTCCGGGGGCTCACCTTCCGCTACCCGGTGGCCGACGGTACCCGGGGGCCCGCCCTGCGCGACGTCCACCTGACCTTCACCCGCGGCCGCTCGTACGCGCTGGTCGGCCGCACCGGCTCCGGCAAGTCGACCCTGGCCAAGGTGCTCACCCGGGCCGTCGACGTGCCGGCGGGGACGGTCTTCCTCGGCGGCCGCGACCTGCGCGACCTCGACGTCGAGCAGCTCCGCCGGTGGATCGCCGTGGTGCCGCAGCGCACCGAGATCCTGGCCGGGACGCTCGCCGAGAACGTCGCGCTCTTCGATTCCGGCCTGCTCGACGACGCGGCCCGCGCGCTGCACGAGCTGGGTCTCGCCGCCTGGATCGCCGAGCTGCCCGACGGGCTGCACACCCGGCTCGGCGAGGGCGGGCACGTGCTCTCCGCCGGGCAGGAGCAATTGGTCGCGTTCGCCCGGATCCTGGTGCGGGACCCGCACGTGGTGATCCTGGACGAGGCCACCGCCCGGCTCGACCCGGTCACCGAGGCGCGCGTGCAACGCGCCACCGAGCGGCTGCTGCGCGACCGGATCGGCATCGTCATCGCCCACCGGCTCTCCTCGGTGCGGCACTGCGACGAGGTGGTCGTGCTGGCCGACGGCGCGGTGGTCGAGGCGGGACCGCTGCGGGAGTCGGAGCGCTTCGCCGAACTGCTCGCCACCAGCCACACCGCCGCGTACGCCCGGGGTGGCACGCGCAGCCGCGGCGGCGGGCTCGACCTGCTGGAGGGCCCGGAGCCGGACGCGCCGGGGGACCAAGCTCCGTCCGCCGAGCCCGCCGACCGCACACCACCGGCGGGGGCCGCGCCCGAGGACCGCACGCCACCGCCGACCGCGACGTTCGCGGGCACGCTGCGGGAGATCGTGCGGCTGGTCTTCAACGACCCGCGGTACGGGCTGGCGGCGCTGGCGCTGTTCATGGTGCTGGTGCTGATCGGCCTGGACGGCCCGCTGCTGCCGTGGCTCTGGGCGGACGTGGTCGACGGCGTCGGCGACCCGTGGCTGCCGGCGCTCGGCATCGCCGCCGGGCTGCTGGTGACGCTGCCCGTCCCCTGGTACACGAGCATCTGGTTCCCGGGCTGGTGGGTCCGGCAGATGCTGCGGATCAGCCTGCGCCTCGTGCACGGGCAGACCGGGCCCCGGCGGGTCAGCACGCACACCCCGGCCGAGGTGGTGGCCCAGGGCGGTGACACCGAACGGGTCGTGCAACTGGCCGACAACCTGCTGGACCAGGCGGCCGCACTCGTGCTGCTGGTGGCGATGACGGCGATCTCCGGCAGCGTCGTACCCGGGCTGTTCTTCGCCGGGACGATGCTGGTGTCCGGGCTGGCGGCGACGCTGTTCGGCCCTCGCCTGGAGCGCACCGCGCGGGAGACGGTGGCGGCGCGGGCGGCGTTCGCGACCGCGCTGGTCTCCTCGCTGTCCGCCGCCCGCACGGTGAAGCTGGCCGGCGCGACCCGGCCGGTGCTCACCCACCTCGCCGACCTGGACGTGACGCGCAGCGAGCGGCAGCGGCGGGAGATCTCCGTGCAGGTGTGGTCCCGGTCGACGCCGTCGCTGGTCAGCGGGCTGCTGCCGATCGGCGCCTGGGCGCTGTTCCTGACCGGCACGCTGTCGGCGGGGGCGACCCTGGTCGCCGTGGCCACGCTCGCCGCGGCGCGCTGGTTCGCGTGGACCACGGCGTCGCTGATCTCGCAGGTGCCGTCCGCGCGGGTGTGGACCCGCCGGACGATGGCGATGGCCGGCGTGGCCGCGTACTCGGCTTCCCTGCCCGACGTGGACCTGGCCACCGGGAAGGCACCGGCGCCGGCCGTGCCGCCGCGGCACCCGCTGCGCCGGCTGGAGCTGTCCGGCTTCGGCGTCCGGCACACCGACGGCACGACGGCCGTGCGGGACGTCGACCTGACCGTGGAGCGCGGCCAACTCGTGCTGGTGGTCGGGCCGGTCGGCTCGGGCAAGTCGTCACTGCTGCGGGCTCTGGCCGGGATCGCGCCGCACACGGGTCGTTTGACCTGGAACGGTGAGCCGGTCACCGAACCGGAGCTGTTCCTGCGTCCGCACCAGGTGGGTTACGTCGGCCAGCTGCCCCGGGTGCTGTCCGGGACGGTCGCCGACAACATCACCCTCGGCCATCCGGTCGACGCCGCCGCGGCCGTGTCGACCGCCCAGCTCGACCACGACCTCGCGGCGTCCGGGGCCGGGCTGGGGCTGATGATCGGACACAAGGGCACCCGGCTCTCCGGCGGGCAGCTCCAGCGCCTCGCGCTGGCCCGGGCACTCGCACCGCGTACCGAGCTGCTGGTGGCCGACGACGTGTCGTCCGCGCTGGACGTCACCACCGAGCTGGCGCTCTGGGAGGCGCTGCGCCGGCACGGCGTGACGGTGGTCGGCTCGACGTCGAAACGGGCGGCGCTGGTCCGCGCCGACCACGTCGTGGTGCTGGAGAACGGCCGGGTCGCCGCCCAGGGCCCCTGGCGCGACCTGGAACCAACCTGGTCCCACCTGGCCGGCTGA
- a CDS encoding TetR/AcrR family transcriptional regulator has product MADGRSRRREDTRQRLFEAAVELIAEQGYSATTVDDIAARAGVAKGTVYYNFQSKTVLFEELLRHGIGLLTAEFRAAVAGLPPREALAALVRAELEYIRRYRAFAQLLLSEMWRTNREWQQTLRLLRGEAIEVIAETVRAGVASGDLPADLDVRTASSALFGVGLVVAVDWLVFQPDRPLEDVQDALLTIVRRVAEV; this is encoded by the coding sequence GTGGCGGACGGACGGAGCCGGCGGCGGGAGGACACCCGTCAGCGCCTCTTCGAGGCGGCCGTGGAACTCATCGCCGAGCAGGGCTACTCCGCCACCACCGTGGACGACATCGCCGCCCGCGCCGGCGTCGCCAAGGGCACCGTCTACTACAACTTCCAGTCCAAGACGGTCCTCTTCGAGGAGTTGCTGCGGCACGGCATCGGTCTGCTGACCGCCGAGTTCCGCGCCGCCGTGGCCGGGTTGCCGCCCCGCGAGGCGCTGGCCGCCCTGGTGCGCGCCGAACTGGAGTACATCCGCCGCTACCGGGCCTTCGCCCAGTTGCTGCTGTCGGAGATGTGGCGCACCAACCGGGAGTGGCAGCAGACCCTGCGGCTGCTGCGCGGCGAGGCGATCGAGGTGATCGCCGAGACCGTACGGGCCGGCGTGGCCAGCGGGGACCTGCCGGCGGACCTGGACGTGCGGACCGCCTCGTCGGCGCTGTTCGGCGTCGGCCTGGTGGTCGCCGTGGACTGGCTCGTCTTCCAGCCCGACCGCCCCCTCGAGGACGTGCAGGACGCCCTCCTCACCATCGTGCGACGGGTCGCCGAGGTGTAA
- a CDS encoding YhgE/Pip domain-containing protein: MSVFRLARFELRRMTRGRLPRAALAVLTVIPLLYGALYLYAFWDPYTKLDRIPVALVNADRPATASDGSAVHAGQDLTDELLDRRVFGWHVTDAEDAAAGLRGGRYHLAFTIPADFSATLAAGPDPARPARQGRLKLVSDDSTNYLSGLLARSAFAEIRAAAGESTAAGYFAKMLVGFTDLKSETARAADGAGKVADGLGGATDGAGTLAGGLDRSVGGAGRLADGLDASTAGAGQLSGGLDRSADGAGDLADGLGQLRTGAVQLADGTARAASATRAVADRVDHAAGRVEPVLRENAELIETSATAVAEGAEALAAGLDVLPTRAEEAVTAARAVRDRLDALVAAHPELADDPAVVAARRAADQAVAAAEAVVAGLERTDLAALRERMTAVAATAREIAAAAPHLADDVAAARAKVDELATGLTTLAEGSARLRDGLDTAATGADELHGGLFRLASGARELDGGLQRLGAGSERLADGLVRLEGGAGDLADGLTRLGTGAGDLADGLTAGAGKIPGYDDADARADILGDPVALDRTAHNAAGSYGVGFAPYFLGLALWVGAMITYLLLRPLNRRHVMSGAAAWRVALAGWLPAAAIGLAQAGVLFAVVTLALGLDPARPAATLGVLALASLVFTATVQWLGAQLGPAGRLAALALLMLQLTSSGGTYPVETSPGFFQVIHPWLPMSYLVTALRHTINGGAVGPVVTGALVLVAFGAGALVLTGLAARRARRLTPATLHPELAM, from the coding sequence GTGAGCGTGTTCCGACTGGCCCGTTTCGAGCTGCGCCGGATGACGCGGGGCCGGCTGCCCCGGGCCGCGCTGGCCGTGCTCACCGTCATCCCGCTGCTCTACGGTGCCCTCTACCTGTACGCCTTCTGGGACCCGTACACCAAGCTCGACCGCATCCCGGTGGCACTGGTCAACGCCGACCGCCCGGCCACCGCGAGCGACGGAAGCGCCGTGCACGCCGGGCAGGACCTCACCGACGAACTGCTCGACCGGCGGGTGTTCGGCTGGCACGTCACCGACGCCGAGGACGCCGCCGCCGGACTGCGCGGCGGCCGGTACCACCTCGCGTTCACCATCCCGGCTGACTTCTCCGCCACCCTCGCCGCGGGCCCGGACCCCGCGCGGCCGGCCCGGCAGGGGCGGCTGAAGCTGGTCAGCGACGACTCCACCAACTACCTCTCCGGGCTGCTCGCCCGGTCGGCCTTCGCCGAGATCCGGGCGGCCGCCGGGGAGAGCACCGCCGCGGGCTACTTCGCGAAGATGCTGGTCGGCTTCACGGACCTCAAGTCGGAGACGGCCCGCGCTGCCGACGGCGCGGGGAAGGTCGCCGACGGCCTCGGCGGCGCCACGGACGGCGCCGGGACGCTGGCCGGCGGACTGGACCGGAGCGTGGGCGGTGCCGGCCGGCTCGCCGACGGCCTGGACGCGTCCACGGCCGGCGCGGGCCAGCTCTCCGGCGGCCTGGACCGGAGTGCCGACGGCGCCGGTGACCTGGCCGACGGGCTCGGGCAGTTGCGGACCGGCGCGGTGCAGCTCGCCGACGGGACGGCACGGGCGGCCTCCGCCACCCGCGCCGTCGCCGACCGGGTCGACCACGCGGCCGGCCGGGTCGAGCCGGTGCTGCGGGAGAACGCCGAGCTGATCGAGACGTCCGCGACCGCCGTGGCCGAGGGCGCCGAGGCCCTCGCTGCCGGGCTGGACGTGCTGCCCACCCGGGCCGAGGAGGCGGTGACCGCCGCCCGGGCGGTCCGCGACCGGCTCGACGCGCTGGTCGCGGCCCACCCCGAGCTGGCCGACGACCCGGCCGTGGTGGCCGCCCGCCGGGCCGCCGACCAGGCGGTCGCCGCGGCCGAGGCGGTGGTGGCCGGGCTGGAACGGACCGACCTCGCCGCCCTGCGGGAGCGGATGACGGCGGTGGCGGCGACCGCGCGCGAGATCGCGGCGGCCGCCCCGCACCTCGCCGACGACGTCGCCGCCGCCCGCGCGAAGGTGGACGAACTGGCCACCGGCCTGACCACCCTCGCCGAGGGCAGTGCCCGGCTGCGGGACGGCCTGGACACGGCCGCCACCGGCGCGGACGAGCTGCACGGCGGGCTGTTCCGCCTCGCCAGCGGCGCCCGGGAACTGGACGGCGGCCTCCAGCGGCTGGGCGCCGGCAGTGAACGGCTCGCCGACGGACTCGTCCGGCTGGAGGGCGGCGCCGGGGACCTCGCCGACGGGCTGACGCGGCTCGGCACGGGCGCCGGCGACCTCGCCGACGGGCTCACCGCCGGGGCCGGGAAGATCCCCGGGTACGACGACGCCGACGCCCGCGCCGACATCCTCGGGGATCCGGTGGCGCTGGACCGCACCGCGCACAACGCCGCCGGCTCGTACGGCGTGGGCTTCGCCCCGTACTTCCTCGGCCTGGCTCTCTGGGTCGGCGCGATGATCACGTACCTGCTGCTGCGCCCGCTCAACCGGCGGCACGTGATGTCCGGTGCGGCGGCCTGGCGGGTCGCGCTCGCGGGCTGGCTGCCCGCCGCGGCGATCGGCCTGGCCCAGGCCGGGGTGCTCTTCGCGGTGGTGACGCTGGCGCTCGGGCTGGACCCGGCGCGGCCCGCCGCGACCCTCGGGGTGCTGGCGCTGGCCTCGCTCGTCTTCACCGCGACCGTGCAGTGGCTCGGCGCGCAGCTCGGCCCGGCCGGGCGGTTGGCCGCCCTGGCGCTGCTCATGCTGCAGCTCACCTCGTCCGGCGGCACCTACCCGGTGGAGACATCGCCCGGCTTCTTCCAGGTGATCCACCCGTGGCTGCCGATGAGCTACCTGGTCACGGCGCTGCGCCACACCATCAACGGCGGGGCGGTCGGGCCGGTGGTGACCGGCGCGCTCGTGCTGGTCGCGTTCGGGGCGGGCGCGCTCGTGCTCACCGGCCTCGCCGCGCGGCGGGCGCGCCGGCTGACCCCGGCCACCCTCCACCCGGAGCTGGCCATGTGA
- a CDS encoding ATP-binding cassette domain-containing protein — MGDAVIEAHQLGLRTRRGWVFRDVDLTAARGDLHAVVGPPGSGRTSLLLALAGRFPTTHGRLLRHGTSALGHVPDVHEPDPALTVAEHVRERLLLLGPVPHRRRQLVPVAALRARRAYRRDAFATAIAGAGLTDDVPFDPATRGRDLTPLQRQVLGLVLATLSGPALIVADDVDAGSDAAERAWLWTALSHLADRGYAVIATARAVEPDSPAIVHRLGDPPPVPSLTTALTRDTRAPLRPEPPTTAAPSARPAPTAESAGPEPPADAQPPTTAAPSAEPAPRDGDPSVTDVETVEVTP, encoded by the coding sequence GTGGGGGATGCGGTCATCGAGGCGCACCAACTCGGCCTGCGTACCCGGCGCGGTTGGGTGTTCCGGGACGTCGACCTGACCGCCGCCCGCGGCGACCTGCACGCCGTCGTCGGGCCCCCGGGCAGCGGACGGACATCGCTGCTGCTCGCCCTCGCCGGGCGCTTCCCCACCACGCACGGGCGGTTGCTGCGACACGGCACCTCCGCACTCGGCCACGTTCCCGACGTGCACGAGCCCGATCCCGCGCTGACCGTCGCCGAGCACGTCCGGGAGCGGCTGCTGCTCCTCGGGCCGGTCCCGCACCGGCGTCGCCAACTGGTGCCGGTGGCGGCCCTGCGGGCCCGGCGCGCGTACCGGCGGGACGCCTTCGCCACCGCGATCGCCGGCGCGGGGCTGACCGACGACGTGCCGTTCGACCCGGCCACCCGGGGCCGGGACCTGACGCCGCTGCAGCGTCAGGTGCTGGGGCTCGTCCTGGCCACGTTGAGCGGCCCGGCGCTGATCGTCGCCGACGACGTGGACGCCGGGTCGGACGCCGCCGAGCGCGCCTGGCTCTGGACGGCGCTCAGCCACCTGGCCGACCGGGGCTACGCCGTCATCGCCACCGCCCGCGCCGTCGAACCGGACAGCCCGGCGATCGTGCACCGCCTCGGTGACCCACCGCCGGTGCCCTCGCTCACCACCGCCCTCACCCGCGACACCCGCGCTCCGCTCCGGCCCGAGCCACCGACCACAGCCGCGCCGTCCGCCAGACCCGCGCCCACCGCCGAGTCCGCCGGGCCCGAGCCGCCCGCCGACGCCCAGCCACCGACCACAGCCGCGCCGTCCGCCGAACCCGCGCCCCGCGACGGCGACCCCTCCGTGACCGACGTCGAGACCGTCGAGGTGACCCCGTGA
- a CDS encoding DUF4081 domain-containing GNAT family N-acetyltransferase, translated as MLTAPVRQLGESERRAVERLLDLDPYAGAQVAERVAARGLAWWRAEGRVLGYGNRRQLESLCWLGGNLTPVLASEPAVAAFADLLAGEERLCSSIVGRADAVLGLWDRLSSTWGPARDVRPNQPLLATDEVPGVPVDPHVRRVRRGEVDRLFPAAVAMYTEEVGVSPLAEDGGRSYRRRVEDLVRAGRAYARFVDGAVVFKAELAVVTRRTAQVQGVWVAPEWRGRGIATAAMAAVVRDALRRVAPTVSLYVNDFNVPARRVYERCGFRPVGTLATVLF; from the coding sequence GTGCTGACGGCGCCGGTACGGCAACTCGGGGAATCGGAGCGCCGCGCGGTCGAGCGCCTGCTCGACCTCGACCCGTACGCGGGTGCGCAGGTCGCCGAGCGGGTCGCCGCGCGGGGCCTTGCCTGGTGGCGCGCGGAGGGGCGGGTCCTCGGGTACGGCAACCGCCGCCAGCTGGAGTCGCTCTGCTGGCTGGGCGGCAACCTCACGCCGGTGCTCGCCTCGGAGCCGGCCGTCGCCGCGTTCGCCGACCTGCTCGCCGGTGAGGAGCGGCTCTGCTCCTCGATCGTCGGGCGGGCCGACGCGGTGCTCGGGCTGTGGGACCGTCTCTCCTCGACCTGGGGTCCGGCCCGGGACGTCCGCCCCAACCAGCCGCTGCTCGCCACCGACGAGGTGCCCGGCGTGCCGGTCGACCCGCACGTGCGCCGGGTACGCCGAGGTGAGGTGGACCGGCTCTTCCCGGCGGCGGTGGCGATGTACACCGAGGAGGTGGGTGTCTCGCCGTTGGCCGAGGACGGCGGACGTAGTTACCGTCGCCGGGTGGAGGACCTGGTCCGGGCCGGCCGGGCGTACGCGCGGTTCGTCGACGGCGCCGTCGTGTTCAAGGCCGAGCTGGCGGTGGTCACCCGGCGGACCGCGCAGGTCCAGGGGGTCTGGGTCGCCCCGGAGTGGCGGGGCCGGGGGATCGCCACGGCCGCCATGGCGGCCGTCGTCCGGGACGCGCTGCGTCGCGTCGCGCCGACCGTCAGCCTGTACGTCAACGATTTCAACGTGCCCGCCCGGCGGGTGTACGAGCGCTGCGGCTTCCGCCCGGTGGGCACCCTGGCCACCGTGCTGTTCTGA
- the ispG gene encoding flavodoxin-dependent (E)-4-hydroxy-3-methylbut-2-enyl-diphosphate synthase — protein MTAVSLGIPAVPPPPLAPRRASRQIMVGSVPVGGGAPVSVQSMTTTLTADVNATLQQIAELTASGCQIVRVAVPSQDDVEALPAIARKSQIPVIADIHFQPRYVFAAIDAGCAAVRVNPGNIRQFDDKVKEIAKAAGDAGVPIRIGVNAGSLDKRLLAKYGKATAEALVESALWECSLFEEHGFRDIKISVKHNDPVVMIRAYRQLAEKCDYPLHLGVTEAGPAFQGTIKSAVAFGALLAEGIGDTIRVSLSAPPVEEIKVGAAILESLGLRERGLEIVSCPSCGRAQVDVYKLAEEVTAGLEGLPVPLRVAVMGCVVNGPGEAREADLGVASGNGKGQIFVKGQVIKTVPEGQIVETLIEEALRLAEEMGAELPEELRGLTGGATVTVH, from the coding sequence GTGACCGCTGTCAGCCTCGGTATCCCCGCCGTACCGCCCCCGCCGCTCGCGCCGCGTCGGGCGAGCCGCCAGATCATGGTCGGCTCGGTGCCGGTCGGCGGCGGTGCGCCGGTGTCCGTGCAGTCGATGACCACCACCCTCACCGCCGACGTCAACGCGACGCTGCAGCAGATCGCCGAGCTGACCGCGTCCGGCTGCCAGATCGTCCGGGTGGCGGTGCCGAGCCAGGACGACGTGGAGGCGTTGCCGGCGATCGCGCGCAAGTCGCAGATCCCCGTCATCGCCGACATCCACTTCCAGCCGAGGTACGTCTTCGCCGCGATCGACGCGGGCTGCGCGGCCGTCCGGGTGAACCCGGGCAACATCCGGCAGTTCGACGACAAGGTCAAGGAGATCGCCAAGGCCGCGGGTGACGCCGGCGTCCCGATCCGGATCGGCGTCAACGCCGGTTCGCTGGACAAGCGGCTGCTGGCGAAGTACGGCAAGGCCACCGCGGAGGCGCTGGTCGAGTCGGCGTTGTGGGAGTGCTCGTTGTTCGAGGAGCACGGCTTCCGGGACATCAAGATCTCCGTGAAGCACAACGATCCGGTGGTGATGATCCGGGCGTACCGGCAGTTGGCCGAGAAGTGCGACTACCCGCTGCACCTCGGTGTCACCGAGGCCGGGCCGGCCTTCCAGGGCACCATCAAGTCCGCGGTGGCCTTCGGGGCGCTGCTCGCGGAGGGCATCGGCGACACCATCCGGGTGTCGCTGTCCGCCCCGCCGGTCGAGGAGATCAAGGTGGGTGCGGCGATCCTCGAGTCGCTCGGCCTGCGCGAGCGTGGCCTGGAGATCGTGTCCTGCCCGTCCTGCGGGCGCGCCCAGGTCGACGTCTACAAGCTCGCCGAGGAGGTCACCGCCGGCCTGGAGGGGCTGCCGGTGCCGCTGCGGGTGGCCGTCATGGGCTGCGTGGTGAACGGCCCCGGCGAGGCCCGCGAGGCCGACCTGGGGGTCGCCTCCGGCAACGGCAAGGGCCAGATCTTCGTCAAGGGCCAGGTCATCAAGACCGTCCCCGAGGGGCAGATCGTGGAGACGCTCATCGAGGAGGCGCTCCGGCTGGCCGAGGAGATGGGTGCCGAACTGCCCGAGGAGCTGCGCGGCCTGACCGGCGGCGCCACCGTGACGGTGCACTGA